A window of Kribbella sp. NBC_00382 genomic DNA:
CTGCCGGAGCGTTCCACCGTCGACCAGGCCGACCGTCCCACGGCGAACTCCCAGCGCTCGCGGGCGCGGATCTGTCGAATGGCGCTGCGTGCTCAACAGCAGGACGCCTCCCCATCCACGCGGTCCTGCCGCCAGCGAACGCCAACTGACGTCTGACCACCGATAAACCCGCGTTCGAGTCGCGTCGATGACCGTGTGCTCAGGACCTGAGGCCGTCCGGCTGGACTACTGAATGTGCCTTCAAGCCATGGCACCATGCGCTGGTGACAAGTGACGAATGGTCGCGGACGTCCATCTCGGTGTTTGACTCTGCGGGTGGGCTCGTGGAGACCACTGACTTGCCGGGATCTGGCCTAGAGCAGCAGTTGGAAGCCGCAGAGGTCTGGTTAAGAGAGTCGCACCTTCCCAGAGCGGCCAGTGGCGATGCATCTAGAGTGCGCCTGTTCTGTAGCTGGAGCCCTGCCGACGGCCAACATGCGATGACTCTTCCAGAAACACTCATCAAGGCCCTAGCCAGTGCAGACGGAGTCGTCTGGATGGACGTCTACCCACCTACCGACTGAGCTCCTCGACTTTTAGGTGGTCAGACGTAGTTGTGGGTGCGGGAGAGGTTGGTGGACAGGTTGGGGTTGCCGTCTTCGGCTATGCGTTGGGCGAGGGCTTTGGTGCGGTCGGTGGCGCCTTCTGGGGAGGTGCCGGCGATCCAGTCGAGTTCGGGTTGGGTGATGCCGACCAGTTGGATGAAGTCGACTCGGCCGTGGAGTGTGTCGATGCCGTTGACCTCCGTGTCCGGCACCGTCAGGTAGCTCGTCAAGAGGGTGTTGCTGTCGGTACGCAGGGGCTGGCCGCGGCCGCTGATGAACTGGAAAGGTTCGAACCAGCGCTTTGATGTGTAGGTGTAGCGAGCGAGGTTGCTCATCGAGCTGACGGCCCATCCGCAGTCGTCCGGTCCGTCGGCTCGGACCTTCATCGTCATCTCGTAGCCCCAGCCGCTGAACTCGCCGCCGTACGACTCTTCATCGACGTAGAGCGTGGACATCCCGTATGTGAGCAGGTGCTGGTAGCCGTTCGGGCTGGGGAAGATGCTGCACCCGTCGAGGTACTCCTCGCCCCCGAACATGGCGCGTGCGGGAAGGAGTGTGCCGAGGTGCGCCGGCGTGATGCCCGGATAGTGGGTGTCGAATGCCGCGTCGATTGCAAGCCACCCAGGCGCCCAGTCGTCTTCGACTGCAGCCTTGGCGAGGTACTCCGCCTTGGTCATCATCGGCCGATCATGACAGCCGCCGGGGCGACGGCGAGGAAAGGGAGCGGCAGGCATACTGCGGTAGGTGCGGGCGCGGCTGCGGCGAAGGGGCGGTGGTGGGGCGGTGTTTCTGCTGCAGATGTCGGGGGTTCCGGGTTCTGGGAAGTCGACCGTTGCCGCGCATGTCGTGGAGACGTTCGGTGCGGTTGCCTTGGACTACGACGTCATCAAGACGGCTGTTCTCGATTCGGGCGCTGACCTCGACGCTAGTGCCAAGGCGGCGTACGAGGTGATGTACGCGTTGGCTCGGCAGGTGCTTGGTCAAGGGCATCCGGTGATCATGGACAGTCCGTGCGGTTGGCCGCGCATCGTCAATGAGGGCAGGGAAATCGCCAAGGCGCACGGTGCTGGCTACCGGTACATCGAGTGCCAGGTTCGTGATTTGAAGCTGCTCGACCAGAGGCTTGCTCAGCGGCCGCGGCTGCGGACCCATCGTCGCGGCGTGGACCAGCCGCCGGTGGATCTCGGTGACGAGCCGATGGATGGGGCGGCGCTGTTCCGCGTCTGGATGGACCGTGTCGAACGGCCCTCGGACAACTACCTTCAGCTGGACATGCACCGACCGCTGTCCGAAGTACTACCCGAGGTCGACCTTTACCTCAAGGCATCCGGCAACTGAGGGCCACGGCGGAGTACACGGCCGGCCGAGGGCAGCTCCCGGCCCAGGCTCAGCCGCTGCCACAACACGTGGTACCCGCTTGCTTGCCTCTTGCCCTGGCTGAGAGGGGC
This region includes:
- a CDS encoding AAA family ATPase; translation: MFLLQMSGVPGSGKSTVAAHVVETFGAVALDYDVIKTAVLDSGADLDASAKAAYEVMYALARQVLGQGHPVIMDSPCGWPRIVNEGREIAKAHGAGYRYIECQVRDLKLLDQRLAQRPRLRTHRRGVDQPPVDLGDEPMDGAALFRVWMDRVERPSDNYLQLDMHRPLSEVLPEVDLYLKASGN
- a CDS encoding suppressor of fused domain protein → MMTKAEYLAKAAVEDDWAPGWLAIDAAFDTHYPGITPAHLGTLLPARAMFGGEEYLDGCSIFPSPNGYQHLLTYGMSTLYVDEESYGGEFSGWGYEMTMKVRADGPDDCGWAVSSMSNLARYTYTSKRWFEPFQFISGRGQPLRTDSNTLLTSYLTVPDTEVNGIDTLHGRVDFIQLVGITQPELDWIAGTSPEGATDRTKALAQRIAEDGNPNLSTNLSRTHNYV